The Desulfosoma caldarium nucleotide sequence TCCTGGCCAACAGCCGTCTCGGAAACATGAACCCACCGCCTGCGGACAAGATTCGTGCCGTGTATCCGCACATTCCGTGGGAACATCAACTGGAATATGCCGAATCCTTGGGTCTGGGTTTTCGAAGCTACGAGCTCATCACCGTCAAGCCTCCCAAAAAACGCAAGCGCCACTAAAGTCTTCGGGGCCAAAGCCTTGCCAAAAGCGTTTCACTGCAGTAAAAGAGGCGGCGGAAGTGCCAAGCTCACTGGTGGGGCTCCCGGACTTCAAATCCGGTGTGGGGCGCTGAGGGGCGTCCCAGGTGGGTTCGATTCCCATGCACTTCCGCCATGTCACATCACTTACGGCTGATGCCGCACATCAAGGCGTAAAGTGTTTCCATGTGGGGAACCTGCACGCCATGGCGCCGGGCGATGCGCACCGCGTTGCCCAAAATGGCTTCCACTTCCATGGGCCGTCCGGCTTCGTAATCTAAGAGCATACTTGTCTTGTACGGGGTCATGGTGCGCGTGTCGGCGATCATGCGATCCACCACATCGTCGGGAAGCGCATGCCCCACCGCCGACGCCACGGCACACACCTCTTGCATGACCGCGCGCACGAGATTCTCTGTTTCCTCGTGGCCCAACATCTCTGCGGTGCTGGCGCCCCCACACAGCACGGACATGGGATTGAAGGGAGCATTCCACACAAGCTTCTGCCACCGTGCCGTGACCACACTGGCCGTCACCTCACAGGGCACACCGGCGCGTCGAAAGATTTCGGCCAGTTTTTCGGCGGTGCTGGAGGCTCCTTGGGGGTATCGGCCCAGCACCAAGCGGCCGTAATCCTGATGCAGCACATAGCCGGGGGCCGTGCGATGAACGCAAATGAAGGCCAGCCCGCTGAGAATTTCATTCTCGGGAAAGGCTTCGGCCACGGGTCGCTCCACATCCACGCCGTTTTGAATGAGGAGCACCGAAGTTTTCGGCCCCATCGCCCCTCGAATCAGTTCTTCTGGCCTAATGTGCTCCAGAACCTTAAGACCCACCAGAATCACGTCAGGATAGCGGCCCAGATCCTCGGCCTCTCGCACCACGCGATCCGGTCGAAAATGAAAATCTCCTGCCGGACTCTGAATACGAATCCCTTCCCGGACCACCACGGCATAGTCAGACCGGGCGACCACGGACACGCACGCGCCCCCTTGGGCCAAACGCCCTCCGTAGTAGCCGCCGATGGCGCCCGCCCCCACAACCAAAACATCCATTCGCTGCACCTCCTTAAAGATCGTCAAGGCACGCCGGACAATTCGTGAACTATTCTCGATCCGGCACCCTGGCTTGCGCTTTGACGCTTGGGCCTTCCAAGAGGCGTACTTCTACGGGAACACCGAATTCCTGCCGCAGTTCAAAGGCGGTTTTTCGCACCAGGTGTTCCAATTCTTTGATCTCGTCGCTGAAAAGCGCCTCTTCCATGCCCAGGCGCACTTCCAAGGCTTTGATGCCGCCTTGCTGCACAAGATGCACGGAAAGCCGCTGCGGCGCAAAGCCCACGGTCTGGGCGACGCGAACCGCCACCTGGTCCCTTTGTATCTTGACCCCTTGGATGACCATAAGGTCATCCACGCGCTCCGGAAGCCATTCCAGTCGAAGAAGGGTTCGCCCGCACGGACATGGTCCATTCAACACGCGCACGAGGTCGCCGGTGCGAAAACGAATCAAAGGAAACGCCTGAATGGTCAGACTGGTCAGCACCAGTTCCCCGCTCTCCCCTTCTGCCACCGGTTCCTGGGTTTTGGGGTTGAGCACTTCCACCGCGAAATGGTCCTCGGCCACATGCAGTCCCTCATGGGCGTCGCACTCATAGGCCACTGCCGGGCCGGGCACTTCGCTCAGTCCGTAATGTTGCCAGGTGGTCACATGGAGATGGTCTTCGATGGCCCGGCGCACCGGGCGTTCGGCCGGTTCGCCCACCAGGATCAAGGTCTTGAGGGACAGTTCGTTGGGATTGATGTCGGCGGCAAACAAGAGTTCCTGCATCTGCAGGGCCGAGCTGGGCGTTGTGACCAGCACCGACGTCTTGTAATCTCGAAGCACCAAAATCTGTTTGCTGATGTGCAAAGCATTCAAGGGAATGACCCCCGCCTGCAGCGCCTCGGCCCCGTCCTTGTAATCTCGGCCCCAGTTGGCCAAACCGGGATGCAAAACAATCTGCACAATATCGTCGGCACTCACCCCCGCGGCTCGCAGCGCTCGGGCCACCAATTCCTTCCACACTCTAAGGTCCCTGGCGGTGTAGCCGCTCACCGTCAATCCACCCGCGGCTCCCGGGGCCGTATGAATGCGCACGATGTCCCGCAAGGGCACGGCAAATAACCCGTAGGGATAGTGCTCGATGAAATGACGCCGTTCGGTAAAAGGAAGGCGCCTGAGGTCTTCAAGGCTCCCGATGTCCTGAGGGGACAAGCCCAAGGCTTGAAAACGGTTGCGATAAAACGGCACGCTTCGATACGCTCGATTGCAGGAAACCTGAAGCTGCTCCAACTGCTGTTGCCGTCGGTCTTCAGGTGACCACCCTTCTCCGTTGCCGTTCTTTACATCGACCATCAGGCCCTCCCCTCCGCAAATTCCCGATAATCCTTGCCCAGGTACGCCCTTTTGACTTCTTGATCGTCCAACAGGTCTTGAGCCCGCCCTTGCAGAACCATGCGGCCGGTCTCCAAAACATAGCCTCGAGAAGCTATGGTCAAAGCCGCTCGAGCATTTTGTTCCACAAGAAGAAAGGTGATCCCTTCGGCATTGAGCTGCACGATGATGTCAAAAATCTTTTCCACCAACAGGGGGGCAAGGCCCGTGGAAGGCTCGTCGAGCAGCAGCATTTTGGGGCGGCTCATGAGGGCTCGAGCCATGGCCAGCATCTGCTGTTCTCCTCCGGAAAGGGAACCTGCCGGTTGTTCTTTCCGCTCAGCCAGTATGGGAAAGAGCTCATAGACGCGTTCCAGATCCTGACGGACCCCTTCCTTGTCCCCCCGGCGCAGACGAAGGTAAGCTCCAAGCACCAGATTGTCCCTGACGCTCATGGGCGGAAACAGCCACCGCCCTTCGGGCACCAGCCCGATACCCGCCGCAACGATCTCGGGCGGTTTTTTGCCGGCGATAGGACGATCCTCCATGAGGATTTCCCCATGCCAGGGAACAATCAGACCGGCCACGGCCTTCAGCAATGTGCTTTTCCCCGCCCCGTTGGCGCCCACCAGGGCCACAATTTCCCCACGCCTGACGGAAAGGCTCGCGCCGTGCAAGGCTTCAATGCGGCCGTAGCCGGCTCGAAGGTTGCGAACCACCAACATAGAATCCAGCTGCCTTTCCGCTCTTTAGCGTTTCTTTCCCAAATAGGCTTCCATCACCGCCTCACTGGCCTGAATTTCTCGAGGAGTGCCTTCCGCCAGCTTGCGCCCCCGATCCAGAACCACGATGCGATCGCAGATATCCATGGTGAGGTTCATGTCGTGTTCAACCAAAAGCACGGTCACGCCCAAAGAGCGGATCTTTTGCACGAGCTGGGACAATCTTTCCGTTTCCACGGCATTAAGTCCGGCCGCGGGCTCATCCAACAACAGCAGCTTCGGACCACTGGCCAAAGCGCGCGCGATTTCGACGAGGCGCTGCCATCCAAAGGGTAAATCCACGGCCATGCGCTGGGCGGCAT carries:
- a CDS encoding ABC transporter ATP-binding protein; amino-acid sequence: MLVVRNLRAGYGRIEALHGASLSVRRGEIVALVGANGAGKSTLLKAVAGLIVPWHGEILMEDRPIAGKKPPEIVAAGIGLVPEGRWLFPPMSVRDNLVLGAYLRLRRGDKEGVRQDLERVYELFPILAERKEQPAGSLSGGEQQMLAMARALMSRPKMLLLDEPSTGLAPLLVEKIFDIIVQLNAEGITFLLVEQNARAALTIASRGYVLETGRMVLQGRAQDLLDDQEVKRAYLGKDYREFAEGRA
- a CDS encoding phenylacetate--CoA ligase family protein, producing MVDVKNGNGEGWSPEDRRQQQLEQLQVSCNRAYRSVPFYRNRFQALGLSPQDIGSLEDLRRLPFTERRHFIEHYPYGLFAVPLRDIVRIHTAPGAAGGLTVSGYTARDLRVWKELVARALRAAGVSADDIVQIVLHPGLANWGRDYKDGAEALQAGVIPLNALHISKQILVLRDYKTSVLVTTPSSALQMQELLFAADINPNELSLKTLILVGEPAERPVRRAIEDHLHVTTWQHYGLSEVPGPAVAYECDAHEGLHVAEDHFAVEVLNPKTQEPVAEGESGELVLTSLTIQAFPLIRFRTGDLVRVLNGPCPCGRTLLRLEWLPERVDDLMVIQGVKIQRDQVAVRVAQTVGFAPQRLSVHLVQQGGIKALEVRLGMEEALFSDEIKELEHLVRKTAFELRQEFGVPVEVRLLEGPSVKAQARVPDRE
- a CDS encoding 2-dehydropantoate 2-reductase, producing the protein MDVLVVGAGAIGGYYGGRLAQGGACVSVVARSDYAVVVREGIRIQSPAGDFHFRPDRVVREAEDLGRYPDVILVGLKVLEHIRPEELIRGAMGPKTSVLLIQNGVDVERPVAEAFPENEILSGLAFICVHRTAPGYVLHQDYGRLVLGRYPQGASSTAEKLAEIFRRAGVPCEVTASVVTARWQKLVWNAPFNPMSVLCGGASTAEMLGHEETENLVRAVMQEVCAVASAVGHALPDDVVDRMIADTRTMTPYKTSMLLDYEAGRPMEVEAILGNAVRIARRHGVQVPHMETLYALMCGISRK